In Malus sylvestris chromosome 16, drMalSylv7.2, whole genome shotgun sequence, the following are encoded in one genomic region:
- the LOC126606575 gene encoding uncharacterized protein LOC126606575, protein MTQNLSRYSHHSAPKEQTNQTSRLSGSININSNNNNTQANWLLSISICIVGNAIDGVVLSDYQAMNADKRKRDDRGELEGKRARVAEGERNGGHVTVTEEDVEEFFAILRRIRVAAKHLGRTASMEWRPSFQVEDFEEGNESLMIKDPKKEEKQTEAEAEADSGLDLNSHPV, encoded by the coding sequence ATGACGCAAAATCTCTCACGATACTCGCATCACTCAGCACCAAAAGAACAGACTAATCAAACGTCAAGGCTATCAGGCTCTATAAATATAAACAGCAACAACAATAATACACAGGCAAACTGGTTGCTCTCGATCTCGATCTGTATTGTCGGCAACGCCATCGACGGCGTTGTCTTGTCAGATTATCAGGCAATGAATGCGGATAAGCGGAAGCGCGATGACAGAGGCGAATTAGAGGGGAAGAGAGCGAGAGTGGCCGAGGGGGAACGTAACGGAGGTCACGTGACGGTAACGGAGGAGGACGTGGAGGAGTTCTTTGCGATACTCAGGCGGATACGTGTGGCAGCCAAGCACTTGGGCAGAACGGCGTCCATGGAATGGAGGCCCTCATTCCAAGTTGAAGATTTTGAGGAAGGTAACGAGTCCCTTATGATAAAAGACCCAAAAAAGGAGGAGAAACAAACAGAGGCGGAGGCGGAGGCGGATTCGGGTTTGGATCTCAACTCACATCCCGTATGA
- the LOC126608851 gene encoding uncharacterized protein LOC126608851, which produces MEDYTSNNKKRVRDNSDDSAEVKRLREDLLGFLDDSDADPTAQDLDSVMKSFEEEIAAATNSCRSSPRPASDTEQASETDPASVPVVDLTSESGESNPDLGYLLEASDDELGLPPSENFSDEAAKGGENELVRVSSDLSGADDIWRFDDPVPSYDSLFLGSQDKINFHDSGSEYDAFDGLFGNNDVYFDSADYGEFSWRFETLPAQ; this is translated from the coding sequence ATGGAGGACTACACCTCAAATAACAAGAAGCGGGTCCGAGATAACTCGGACGACTCGGCCGAGGTGAAGCGGCTCAGGGAAGACCTTCTGGGTTTTCTCGACGACTCGGACGCCGATCCCACCGCTCAGGACCTTGACTCCGTCATGAAGAGCTTCGAGGAAGAGATAGCTGCCGCAACAAATTCTTGTCGGTCGTCGCCGCGTCCGGCATCGGATACGGAGCAAGCATCGGAGACCGATCCAGCTTCCGTGCCGGTGGTTGACCTGACGTCAGAGTCCGGCGAGTCAAATCCCGACCTTGGATACCTGCTAGAAGCTTCGGACGACGAGCTGGGCCTGCCTCCGTCGGAGAACTTCAGCGACGAGGCGGCGAAAGGCGGAGAAAACGAGTTGGTACGAGTTTCGTCCGACTTGTCCGGTGCCGACGATATATGGCGGTTCGACGATCCCGTTCCGAGTTACGACTCGTTGTTTTTAGGAAGTcaagataaaattaactttcACGATAGCGGATCTGAATACGATGCGTTTGACGGCCTGTTCGGAAACAACGACGTGTATTTTGACTCGGCTGATTACGGCGAGTTTTCGTGGCGTTTCGAAACACTGCCGGCGCAGTAG